In Microbacterium galbinum, a single window of DNA contains:
- the glgC gene encoding glucose-1-phosphate adenylyltransferase has translation MSAPKKIFGIILAGGEGKRLMPLTADRAKPAVPFGGQYRLIDFAISNLINSGLRQVVVLTQYKSHSLDRHISQTWRMSALLDSYVTSVPAQQRLGKRWFSGSADAILQSMNLLNDEKPDIVVVIGADHVYRMDFRQMIDAHIASGAKATVAGIRQPLALASQFGVIDTDPEDQGRIRAFLEKPTDATGLPDAPHEVLASMGNYVFDADALIAAVETDGESPTSGHDMGGDIIPYFVGRGEAGVYDMKRNEVPGSSPRDRSYWRDVGTIESFFDAHMDLISTLPVFNLYNTDWPIHSQTVNSPPAKFVRDSVGRIGNAIDSIVSLGSVLSGTHLERSVVGPWTLAGGGSTITDSVVFDHVHVGAGSRVHRAILDKNVVLADGATVGVDRERDLARGFTVTETGITVVGKGLYIER, from the coding sequence ATGTCCGCTCCAAAGAAGATCTTCGGCATCATCCTCGCCGGCGGCGAGGGCAAGCGACTCATGCCGCTCACGGCCGATCGCGCGAAACCCGCGGTGCCCTTCGGCGGACAGTACCGATTGATCGACTTCGCGATCTCGAACCTCATCAACTCGGGCCTGCGGCAGGTCGTCGTGCTCACGCAGTACAAGTCGCACAGCCTCGACCGCCACATCTCGCAGACGTGGCGCATGTCGGCGCTGCTCGACTCGTACGTCACCTCCGTTCCGGCGCAGCAGCGCCTCGGCAAGCGGTGGTTCTCGGGCTCGGCCGACGCGATCCTGCAGAGCATGAACCTGCTCAACGACGAGAAGCCCGACATCGTCGTCGTGATCGGCGCGGACCACGTCTACCGCATGGACTTCCGGCAGATGATCGACGCGCACATCGCCTCGGGCGCGAAGGCCACCGTCGCCGGCATCCGCCAGCCCCTCGCTCTCGCGTCGCAGTTCGGCGTCATCGACACCGATCCCGAGGATCAGGGCCGGATCCGTGCGTTCCTCGAGAAGCCGACCGATGCCACCGGTCTGCCGGACGCACCGCACGAGGTGCTCGCCTCGATGGGCAACTACGTCTTCGACGCCGACGCTCTGATCGCGGCCGTCGAGACCGACGGCGAGTCCCCGACCTCCGGCCACGACATGGGCGGCGACATCATCCCCTACTTCGTCGGGCGCGGCGAGGCCGGTGTCTACGACATGAAGCGCAACGAGGTGCCCGGTTCCTCGCCGCGTGATCGCTCCTACTGGCGCGACGTCGGAACGATCGAGTCGTTCTTCGACGCCCACATGGACCTGATCTCGACCCTGCCCGTGTTCAACCTGTACAACACCGACTGGCCGATCCACTCGCAGACCGTGAACTCGCCCCCCGCGAAGTTCGTGCGCGACTCGGTCGGCCGCATCGGCAACGCGATCGATTCGATCGTCTCGCTGGGGTCCGTGCTGTCGGGAACGCACCTCGAACGCAGCGTGGTGGGTCCGTGGACTCTCGCCGGGGGCGGATCCACGATCACCGATTCCGTCGTGTTCGACCACGTGCACGTCGGAGCCGGATCCCGCGTGCATCGGGCGATCCTCGACAAGAACGTGGTGCTCGCCGACGGTGCGACCGTCGGCGTCGATCGGGAACGCGATCTCGCCCGCGGGTTCACGGTCACCGAGACAGGCATCACGGTTGTCGGCAAGGGACTGTACATCGAGCGCTGA
- the yczR gene encoding MocR-like transcription factor YczR, giving the protein MGSRLVEQLGAQNAAGATASALADQIRALVLDGRLTVGERLPSERALALELRRSRSTITRAYGLLEAEGYVARLHGGSTRITLPHADIVTIPTDDDSAIDLSIASMDSTPGLYDATVRSLPRLAAMRGTSGYSLRGLPELREAVAARFSERGVETSADEIMITSGALNALNLVLATIGRRGERALVEQPTFPHALEALHRHGYRLVPTPVDVEGWDARHLAETLLSVRPHLAYLIPDFHNPTGATLPDDERSRLVATARSAGTTLIVDETTTELDIDRGWAPTPMAAYDPRVVTVGSMSKIAWGGMRIGWIRAERSLITRLLAVRPSFELGTALLEQCIAVELLADMPALTAHVRTRLRAGRAAVEAGLAALPGIRMPSTPGGLSAWVDLEVPVSTALSLAARERQLILPPGPRFTTGGVLERRLRIPITLPPERTAEAMTRVAESWAHVQGGAASHGDDLRHAAVI; this is encoded by the coding sequence ATGGGATCACGACTCGTCGAACAGCTCGGAGCGCAGAACGCCGCCGGCGCCACGGCGTCCGCCCTCGCCGACCAGATCCGCGCGCTCGTGCTCGACGGTCGCCTGACCGTCGGCGAGCGGCTTCCGAGCGAACGTGCGCTCGCACTGGAGTTGCGCCGCTCCCGGTCGACGATCACCCGCGCGTACGGGCTCCTCGAGGCAGAGGGCTATGTCGCCCGGCTGCACGGCGGGAGCACCCGCATCACCCTTCCGCACGCCGATATCGTGACCATCCCGACCGACGACGACTCGGCCATCGACCTGTCGATCGCCTCGATGGACTCCACCCCCGGCCTGTACGACGCCACCGTGCGCTCCCTCCCGCGCCTCGCCGCGATGCGGGGCACGAGCGGCTATTCGTTGCGCGGCCTCCCCGAGCTCCGCGAGGCCGTCGCTGCTCGCTTCTCCGAGCGCGGCGTCGAGACCTCGGCCGACGAGATCATGATCACCTCGGGCGCTCTGAACGCCCTCAACCTGGTGCTCGCGACGATCGGACGACGGGGAGAGCGCGCGCTCGTCGAGCAACCGACCTTCCCACACGCGCTCGAGGCGCTTCATCGTCACGGCTACCGCCTGGTGCCGACCCCCGTCGACGTCGAGGGCTGGGACGCACGACACCTCGCCGAGACGCTCCTGAGCGTACGCCCGCATCTCGCCTACCTGATCCCGGACTTCCACAACCCGACGGGCGCGACGCTCCCCGATGACGAACGATCGCGCCTCGTCGCCACCGCGCGCAGCGCCGGGACCACGCTGATCGTCGACGAGACGACCACGGAACTCGACATCGACCGCGGGTGGGCGCCCACACCGATGGCGGCGTACGACCCCCGCGTCGTGACCGTCGGCTCGATGTCGAAGATCGCCTGGGGCGGCATGCGCATCGGCTGGATCCGCGCCGAACGGTCCCTCATCACTCGACTCCTCGCGGTGCGCCCCTCGTTCGAGCTCGGCACGGCCCTGCTCGAGCAGTGCATCGCCGTCGAGCTGCTCGCCGACATGCCGGCCCTCACCGCACACGTGCGCACGCGCTTGCGGGCAGGACGCGCGGCGGTCGAGGCGGGACTCGCCGCGCTTCCCGGCATCCGGATGCCGTCGACGCCGGGCGGCCTCTCGGCGTGGGTCGATCTCGAAGTTCCGGTCTCGACGGCGCTGTCGCTCGCGGCGCGCGAGCGGCAGCTCATCCTGCCGCCCGGGCCTCGGTTCACCACCGGAGGCGTGCTGGAGCGCCGGCTGCGCATCCCCATCACGCTGCCCCCGGAGCGGACGGCCGAGGCGATGACGCGCGTCGCCGAGTCCTGGGCGCATGTGCAGGGCGGGGCGGCTTCCCACGGCGACGACCTCCGCCACGCCGCGGTGATCTGA
- a CDS encoding DUF262 domain-containing protein encodes MSTATNVEATAVNTIEWLAAGSTTIVVPVYQRQYRWDIGGCERLLSDIRSVADADESHRHFIGSILSAQDGATDDDLILIDGQQRITTLTLLIAALHHSVRGTDPQLAAELERVLVRADDSSRTKLRPHDAWAGLYESVVLDRRDDADRESRFDDNYAFFRSQVHADEVARIWRGLQRLEHVSITLGAQANAQQIFESLNSTGEPLRDHELIHNYILMGLTHAEQLDVEARFWLPIERHTGETIGAFWRHYLVMTTGRELAANGEHGVYSAFRHSFPRVDAERLQADAEVWRHYAEIYGILLDPSLESDPEIARQLRFVNTFGRAAYPLVLSAYSDHSRGVIERDELIETLEWIQALYLRRTLVNLPNERLVARLCRARSQGREALARAFARITPSDERVSAVLKYSELPYAAYVLGRLEGVEDPLEFDVEHIVPTVPGDAWSGDGARTWSEYSEDEQNSHRALAPTLGNLTLLEQHLTESVFGASFPVKRADAYARSSVAATRELDAIDQWNTAAITARTVRLTAELLQVWARPALPEIDDDGLTPILDAVRRRGWPAGWEREFDYVEYRGERWEVYDVKHLFNRVLRRAWTDTRAAALSYSAAHGGPIYDGMAWKGQWDELTDGHHLYMGWDSNYMMSAVQGVLEEAGIAAEVFVKYSYIGNVM; translated from the coding sequence ATGAGCACCGCCACCAACGTCGAGGCGACAGCAGTCAACACGATCGAGTGGCTCGCGGCGGGGTCGACCACCATCGTCGTCCCCGTGTACCAGCGGCAGTACCGGTGGGACATCGGCGGGTGCGAGAGACTGCTCTCCGACATCCGCTCCGTGGCGGACGCCGACGAATCCCACCGTCACTTCATCGGCTCGATCCTCTCCGCGCAGGACGGCGCGACCGACGACGACCTGATCCTCATCGACGGGCAGCAGCGCATCACGACGCTCACCCTCCTCATCGCCGCTCTGCACCACAGCGTGCGAGGCACCGACCCGCAGCTCGCCGCCGAGCTCGAAAGGGTTCTCGTGCGCGCCGACGATTCGTCCCGCACCAAGCTGCGCCCGCACGACGCCTGGGCCGGGCTGTACGAATCGGTCGTGCTCGATCGGCGCGACGACGCCGACCGGGAATCCCGCTTCGATGACAACTACGCGTTCTTCCGAAGTCAGGTGCACGCCGACGAGGTGGCACGCATCTGGCGAGGGCTGCAGCGACTCGAGCACGTGTCGATCACGCTCGGCGCGCAGGCGAACGCGCAGCAGATCTTCGAGAGCCTGAACTCGACGGGTGAACCCCTGCGCGACCACGAGCTCATCCACAACTACATCCTGATGGGGCTCACCCACGCCGAGCAGCTCGATGTGGAGGCCCGCTTCTGGCTGCCGATCGAACGCCACACGGGTGAGACGATCGGCGCCTTCTGGCGGCACTACCTCGTGATGACGACCGGGCGCGAACTCGCGGCGAACGGCGAGCACGGCGTCTACAGCGCCTTCCGCCACTCGTTCCCCCGGGTCGATGCGGAGCGGCTGCAGGCGGATGCCGAGGTCTGGCGCCACTACGCCGAGATCTACGGCATCCTCCTCGACCCCTCGCTCGAGAGCGATCCGGAGATCGCCCGACAGCTGCGCTTCGTGAACACCTTCGGTCGCGCGGCCTACCCGCTCGTGCTCAGCGCCTACAGCGACCACTCCCGCGGGGTCATCGAGCGCGACGAACTGATCGAGACTCTCGAATGGATCCAGGCGCTCTACCTGCGCCGCACCCTCGTGAACCTGCCCAACGAGCGCCTGGTCGCCCGGCTCTGCCGCGCCCGCTCGCAGGGGCGGGAGGCGCTGGCTCGCGCATTCGCACGCATCACCCCCTCCGACGAGCGGGTCAGCGCGGTGCTGAAGTACAGCGAGCTCCCCTACGCCGCCTACGTGCTCGGCCGTCTCGAAGGCGTCGAGGATCCCCTCGAGTTCGACGTCGAGCACATCGTGCCCACCGTCCCCGGCGACGCGTGGTCGGGTGACGGGGCGCGCACGTGGAGCGAGTACAGCGAGGACGAGCAGAACAGCCACCGCGCGCTCGCCCCGACGCTGGGCAACCTGACGCTGCTGGAACAGCACCTCACCGAGAGCGTCTTCGGCGCGTCGTTCCCGGTCAAGCGCGCGGATGCCTACGCGCGGAGCAGCGTCGCCGCGACTCGGGAGCTGGATGCCATCGACCAGTGGAACACCGCGGCGATCACGGCCCGCACCGTGCGCCTCACCGCCGAGCTGCTGCAAGTCTGGGCGCGGCCGGCCCTGCCCGAGATCGACGACGACGGACTGACCCCGATCCTCGACGCCGTCCGCCGTCGCGGCTGGCCCGCCGGTTGGGAGCGCGAGTTCGACTACGTCGAGTACCGCGGCGAGCGGTGGGAGGTGTACGACGTCAAGCATCTCTTCAACCGCGTCCTGCGTCGCGCCTGGACCGACACCCGTGCCGCCGCCCTGTCGTACTCGGCAGCGCACGGCGGCCCCATCTACGACGGCATGGCCTGGAAGGGGCAGTGGGACGAACTCACCGACGGCCACCACCTCTACATGGGCTGGGACTCGAACTACATGATGAGCGCCGTGCAGGGGGTGCTCGAGGAGGCCGGCATCGCCGCCGAGGTGTTCGTCAAGTACTCCTACATCGGCAACGTGATGTAG
- a CDS encoding DUF3145 domain-containing protein: MATAYARGVVYIHSAPRALCPHLEWAVGRAIGRAVNFDWADQPVLDGARRAEFYWDGPVGTGAALATAIRGWEHLRFEVTEDPTPRSDGGRWLHTPDLGIHYAQTDAAGNIVIGEDRIRYAMEIAAGSALELQRELDVALGSAWDDELEPFRHASDDARVVWLHKVG; the protein is encoded by the coding sequence ATGGCGACGGCTTACGCACGCGGAGTGGTGTACATCCACTCGGCGCCTCGCGCGCTCTGCCCGCACCTCGAGTGGGCGGTGGGTCGCGCTATCGGGCGTGCGGTGAACTTCGACTGGGCCGACCAGCCCGTGCTCGACGGCGCGCGCCGCGCCGAGTTCTACTGGGATGGCCCGGTGGGCACCGGCGCCGCTCTCGCGACCGCGATCCGCGGGTGGGAGCACCTGCGTTTCGAGGTGACCGAGGATCCGACTCCCCGTAGCGACGGTGGACGCTGGCTGCACACCCCGGACCTCGGAATCCACTACGCCCAGACGGATGCCGCCGGCAACATCGTCATCGGCGAGGATCGCATCCGGTATGCGATGGAGATCGCCGCCGGCAGCGCGCTCGAGCTGCAGCGCGAGCTCGACGTCGCCCTCGGCTCCGCGTGGGACGACGAGCTCGAGCCGTTCCGGCACGCGAGCGACGACGCCCGCGTCGTGTGGCTGCACAAGGTCGGCTGA
- a CDS encoding type B 50S ribosomal protein L31 yields the protein MKTDIHPEYKAVVFRDLGSGETFLTRSTVSSDKTIELDGVEYPVIDVEISSASHPFYTGKQRIMDSAGRVEKFNQRFKGFGGSSK from the coding sequence ATGAAGACTGACATCCACCCCGAGTACAAGGCAGTCGTGTTCCGCGACCTCGGTTCGGGCGAGACCTTCCTCACCCGCTCCACCGTCTCGAGCGACAAGACCATCGAGCTGGACGGCGTGGAGTACCCCGTCATCGACGTCGAGATCTCCTCGGCCTCGCACCCGTTCTACACGGGCAAGCAGCGCATCATGGACTCGGCCGGCCGCGTCGAGAAGTTCAACCAGCGCTTCAAGGGCTTCGGCGGATCGTCCAAGTAA
- a CDS encoding alpha/beta fold hydrolase encodes MTTVVRRLLDLTVEEHTLTVPLVWGDPADNRTIDVFAAVVSRPGGETLPYLVFLQGGPGSEAPRPFHAATSPAWLDEALAHYQVVLLDQRGTGRSTPVSDGDLALGSSVLAEHLTHLRADAIVRDCEAMRQHLGAEQWSVLGQSFGGFTTLAYLSTDADSLTDVFITGGLSAIGRHPDDVYALCYDKMRDASERYYRRFPEHRDAMRRLVDRAAAGDIVLPDGEVVSVSRLRSFGSALGTDAGWQTVWSLLESDPTKNAFRYDLMNAMPYGGRNPLYFAFHESSYADGHATRWSAERTEPADFRDDPTLFTGEHIRREWTETVPAFQPWRDVALELAEFEWPSVYDASAIAASEATGAAAVYVNDVYVPYEFSLETAKLLPGVHLWQTSEHEHNGLRSGPVLSRLIDLAHGRRIR; translated from the coding sequence GTGACTACCGTCGTGCGCCGCCTGCTGGATCTGACCGTCGAAGAGCACACGCTCACCGTCCCCCTCGTCTGGGGTGATCCCGCCGACAACCGCACCATCGACGTGTTCGCCGCCGTCGTCTCGCGTCCCGGCGGCGAGACGCTCCCCTACCTGGTGTTCCTCCAGGGCGGCCCGGGCAGCGAGGCGCCCCGCCCGTTCCACGCCGCCACCTCGCCGGCCTGGCTCGACGAGGCACTCGCGCACTATCAGGTCGTGCTGCTCGATCAGCGCGGCACGGGGCGCTCGACGCCCGTCTCCGATGGCGACCTGGCACTCGGTTCCTCGGTCCTCGCCGAGCACCTCACGCACCTGCGGGCCGACGCGATCGTGCGCGACTGCGAGGCGATGCGCCAGCACCTCGGCGCCGAGCAGTGGAGCGTGCTCGGCCAGTCCTTCGGCGGCTTCACGACCCTCGCCTACCTCTCCACCGACGCCGACTCCCTGACCGACGTGTTCATCACGGGAGGGTTGAGCGCGATCGGACGTCACCCCGACGACGTCTACGCCCTCTGCTACGACAAGATGCGCGATGCCTCGGAGCGCTACTACCGGCGCTTTCCCGAGCACCGCGACGCGATGCGGCGCCTGGTCGATCGTGCGGCCGCCGGTGACATCGTGCTCCCCGACGGCGAGGTCGTCTCGGTCTCCCGCCTCCGGTCCTTCGGGTCGGCCCTCGGAACGGATGCCGGATGGCAGACGGTGTGGTCGCTTCTCGAATCGGATCCGACGAAGAACGCGTTCCGCTACGACCTCATGAATGCGATGCCCTACGGCGGACGCAACCCGCTCTACTTCGCCTTCCACGAGTCCAGCTACGCCGATGGCCACGCCACGCGGTGGTCGGCCGAGCGCACCGAGCCCGCGGACTTCCGCGACGACCCGACGCTGTTCACCGGCGAGCACATCCGCCGCGAATGGACCGAGACGGTGCCGGCCTTCCAGCCCTGGCGGGACGTCGCCCTCGAGCTCGCCGAGTTCGAGTGGCCCTCGGTGTACGACGCCTCGGCGATCGCCGCGTCCGAGGCGACCGGCGCCGCCGCCGTCTATGTGAACGACGTGTACGTGCCCTACGAGTTCTCGCTCGAGACCGCGAAGCTGCTGCCGGGCGTCCACCTGTGGCAGACGAGCGAGCACGAGCACAACGGGCTGCGATCGGGCCCCGTGCTCAGCCGTCTCATCGACCTCGCGCACGGTCGACGCATCCGCTGA
- a CDS encoding alpha/beta fold hydrolase — protein MDIILIPGLWLDAESWNDVTPVLTRAGHRVHPLTLPGVGAPATRSADIGIADWVDAVTQKIDELPGERVVVVGHSGGGNVAWGAANARADRVSRVVFVDTVPPPPGHGISEFEVVDGVVPFPGWDFFPDEDVFDLDADTRARTAPTAKSVPARVPTDAIAFEGDARFGVPVTMLMGGLDQETLESEISDWGPYGDEYSAIDDVEVVRVGSGHWPQFTVPQRLGELILAAVAR, from the coding sequence ATGGACATCATCCTCATCCCGGGCCTGTGGCTCGATGCCGAGAGCTGGAACGACGTGACACCCGTGCTGACGCGCGCGGGCCATCGCGTGCACCCTCTGACCCTGCCGGGCGTCGGAGCACCCGCGACCCGATCCGCCGACATCGGCATCGCCGACTGGGTCGACGCCGTCACGCAGAAGATCGACGAGCTCCCCGGAGAGCGGGTGGTCGTCGTCGGACACAGCGGCGGGGGAAACGTGGCCTGGGGCGCGGCGAACGCCCGCGCCGACCGCGTCTCCCGCGTGGTCTTCGTCGACACCGTTCCGCCGCCGCCCGGTCACGGCATCAGCGAGTTCGAGGTCGTCGACGGTGTCGTGCCGTTCCCGGGATGGGACTTCTTCCCCGATGAAGACGTGTTCGATCTCGATGCCGACACGCGTGCGCGCACCGCGCCGACCGCGAAGAGCGTCCCCGCGCGCGTGCCGACCGACGCGATCGCCTTCGAGGGCGATGCGCGCTTCGGAGTACCGGTGACGATGCTGATGGGCGGACTCGACCAGGAGACGCTCGAGTCGGAGATCTCCGACTGGGGTCCCTACGGCGACGAGTACAGCGCGATCGACGACGTCGAGGTCGTGCGAGTCGGCTCCGGCCACTGGCCGCAGTTCACGGTGCCCCAGCGTCTCGGCGAACTGATCCTCGCCGCCGTCGCCCGCTGA
- a CDS encoding ABC transporter ATP-binding protein, giving the protein MPIALDFTDVVVRRDGRNIIDHVTWQVADDQRWVVLGPNGAGKTTLLQLADTLMHPTSGTVTVLGETLGRTDVFEVRPRIGFASSAMAKRVPRDETVLNTVLTAAYSVLGRWNEDYEDIDERRALRVLGEWKLDHLADRTFGTLSDGEQKRVQIARAVMTDPELLLLDEPTASLDLGSREELLALLSGYASSPTTPAMLMVTHHVEEIPVGFTHVMLLREGRVVSAGPIRETLTAEALTEAFGMPITLSSEDGRYAARAAS; this is encoded by the coding sequence ATGCCGATCGCTCTGGATTTCACCGATGTCGTCGTGCGCCGCGACGGGCGAAACATCATCGACCACGTGACCTGGCAGGTCGCGGACGACCAGCGCTGGGTGGTCCTCGGACCCAACGGCGCGGGCAAGACCACGCTGCTGCAGCTCGCCGACACGCTGATGCACCCGACCTCGGGAACCGTGACGGTGCTGGGCGAGACCCTCGGTCGCACCGATGTGTTCGAGGTGCGCCCGCGCATCGGCTTCGCCTCGTCGGCGATGGCCAAGCGCGTTCCGCGCGACGAGACCGTGCTCAACACCGTGCTCACCGCCGCGTACTCCGTGCTCGGGCGCTGGAACGAGGACTACGAGGACATCGACGAGCGCCGCGCGCTGCGCGTGCTGGGGGAGTGGAAGCTCGACCACCTCGCCGATCGCACCTTCGGCACTCTCAGCGACGGCGAGCAGAAGCGCGTCCAGATCGCCCGCGCCGTGATGACCGACCCCGAACTCCTCCTGCTCGACGAGCCGACCGCCTCGCTCGACCTCGGCTCGCGCGAGGAGCTCCTCGCCCTGCTCAGCGGCTACGCCTCGTCGCCGACGACTCCGGCCATGCTCATGGTCACGCACCACGTCGAGGAGATCCCGGTGGGCTTCACGCACGTCATGCTGCTGCGCGAAGGGCGCGTGGTCTCGGCCGGTCCGATCCGCGAGACGCTCACGGCCGAAGCGCTCACCGAAGCGTTCGGCATGCCGATCACGCTCAGCAGCGAGGACGGACGCTACGCGGCTCGCGCGGCATCCTGA
- the serB gene encoding phosphoserine phosphatase SerB, which produces MTPARFLVVLDADSTLIRNEVIELLADEAGRRDEVQAATEAAMRGEVDFAESLRTRVAALRGVSVDAFPRVLARIEPTPGVRELTAAVHARGGVVGVVSGGFHEILDDVAPTLGVDRWRANRLRVADGALTGEVEGAIVDAAAKAESLLEWAAELGVARHATIAIGDGANDLKMMAAAGLGLAFNAKPAVRNAASLVVGPQDLAEVIALLP; this is translated from the coding sequence GTGACCCCTGCGCGCTTCCTCGTCGTCCTCGATGCCGATTCGACCCTCATCCGCAACGAGGTGATCGAGCTGCTCGCCGACGAGGCCGGGCGCCGCGACGAGGTGCAGGCCGCGACCGAGGCCGCGATGCGCGGCGAGGTCGACTTCGCCGAGAGCCTGCGCACCCGTGTCGCGGCGCTCCGCGGCGTCTCGGTCGATGCCTTCCCCCGCGTTCTCGCGCGCATCGAGCCCACGCCGGGCGTGCGCGAGCTGACCGCCGCGGTGCACGCACGCGGCGGAGTCGTGGGCGTCGTGTCCGGAGGATTCCACGAGATCCTCGACGACGTGGCCCCGACCCTCGGCGTCGATCGCTGGCGGGCCAATCGGCTCCGCGTGGCCGACGGGGCGCTGACCGGCGAGGTCGAGGGCGCGATCGTCGACGCCGCAGCCAAAGCCGAGTCGCTCCTCGAGTGGGCCGCCGAGCTGGGTGTCGCCCGGCACGCGACGATCGCGATCGGAGACGGGGCGAACGACTTGAAGATGATGGCGGCGGCCGGCCTCGGACTCGCTTTCAACGCCAAGCCCGCCGTGCGCAACGCGGCGAGCCTCGTGGTCGGACCGCAGGACCTCGCCGAGGTCATCGCTCTTCTCCCCTGA
- the glgA gene encoding glycogen synthase, with amino-acid sequence MRVEMITKEYPPEIYGGAGVHVAELVAALRESIDVSVRAFGAPRDERGTAAYSTPSELASANAALQTLGTDLEIVAAIESADVVHSHTWYANFAGHLAAQLHGIPHVLTAHSLEPLRPWKAEQLGGGYAVSSGIEKLAYENAAAVIAVSAGMRADILRSYPQVDPAKVRVIHNGIDVERWRPVHNPEFLASVGMDPNRPSVVFVGRITRQKGLPYLLQAARLLPPEVQLILCAGAPDTPEIMAEVQEGVRLLQQTREGVIWIERMLPRDELSAILTAATTFVCPSVYEPLGIVNLEAMACGAAVVGTATGGIPEVVADRVTGRLVPIEQVQDGTGTPVDPDRYVADLAAVLTEVAMDPAQARVYGDAGRDRATREFSWSSIADATRALYAELTA; translated from the coding sequence ATGCGAGTCGAAATGATCACGAAGGAGTATCCGCCGGAGATCTACGGCGGTGCCGGGGTGCACGTGGCCGAGCTCGTGGCGGCGCTCCGCGAAAGCATCGACGTGAGCGTCCGCGCCTTCGGTGCGCCGCGCGACGAGCGGGGTACTGCCGCCTACTCCACGCCCTCCGAACTCGCCTCCGCGAACGCCGCGCTGCAGACGCTCGGAACGGATCTCGAGATCGTCGCCGCGATCGAGAGCGCCGACGTCGTGCACAGTCACACCTGGTACGCGAACTTCGCGGGACACCTCGCCGCGCAGCTGCACGGCATCCCGCACGTGCTCACCGCGCACAGCCTCGAGCCGCTGCGCCCGTGGAAGGCCGAACAGCTCGGCGGCGGCTACGCCGTGTCGAGCGGCATCGAGAAGCTCGCCTACGAGAACGCCGCGGCCGTGATCGCCGTGAGCGCGGGCATGCGGGCGGACATCCTGCGCAGCTACCCGCAGGTCGACCCCGCAAAGGTCCGGGTGATCCACAACGGGATCGACGTCGAACGCTGGCGCCCCGTGCACAACCCGGAGTTCCTCGCATCCGTCGGCATGGACCCGAACCGTCCGTCGGTGGTCTTCGTCGGGCGCATCACCCGCCAGAAGGGACTCCCGTATCTGCTGCAGGCCGCGCGGCTGCTACCGCCCGAGGTGCAGTTGATCCTCTGCGCCGGAGCTCCCGACACCCCCGAGATCATGGCCGAGGTGCAGGAGGGCGTGCGGTTGCTCCAGCAGACCCGCGAGGGCGTGATCTGGATCGAGCGGATGCTGCCGCGCGACGAGCTCTCGGCGATCCTCACCGCCGCCACGACCTTCGTGTGCCCCTCGGTGTACGAGCCGCTGGGCATCGTCAACCTCGAGGCCATGGCCTGCGGTGCGGCCGTGGTCGGCACCGCGACCGGAGGCATCCCCGAAGTGGTCGCCGACCGCGTGACGGGTCGCCTCGTGCCGATCGAGCAGGTGCAGGACGGCACAGGTACCCCGGTCGACCCCGATCGGTACGTCGCCGACCTCGCGGCCGTGCTCACCGAGGTGGCCATGGATCCGGCGCAGGCGCGGGTCTACGGCGACGCCGGACGGGACCGGGCCACGCGCGAGTTCAGCTGGTCGTCGATCGCCGACGCGACCCGCGCGCTCTACGCGGAGCTCACCGCCTGA
- the yczE gene encoding membrane protein YczE, with protein MHLRSVFLPVTATSRRDLVERLGQLVLGLFLYGVALGFMVRGGIGVAPWDVLALGVSGSSGIGYGTVTVLVSIVVLLLWIPLRQRVGLGTLLNALMVGPAADLTLLVLPAPPTVWIGAPMFIFGLLLLAFATGLYIAADFGPGPRDGLMTGLVRRTGWKVWIVRTLIEGSVLLVGFALGGPVGVGTVLFAFGVGPLIGWFLPRITRMRVARSQRLAPPAASVAI; from the coding sequence ATGCACCTGCGCTCCGTCTTCCTGCCCGTCACCGCCACGAGTCGGCGCGACCTCGTCGAGCGCCTCGGGCAGCTCGTGCTCGGTCTCTTCCTCTACGGCGTGGCGCTCGGGTTCATGGTGCGGGGCGGGATCGGCGTCGCTCCCTGGGATGTCCTCGCACTCGGCGTCTCGGGGAGTTCGGGCATCGGCTACGGCACCGTGACCGTGCTCGTCTCGATCGTCGTGCTGCTGCTGTGGATCCCTCTGCGGCAGCGAGTCGGCCTCGGCACGCTGCTGAACGCACTGATGGTCGGCCCCGCCGCCGACCTCACGCTGCTCGTGCTGCCCGCTCCGCCGACCGTCTGGATCGGAGCGCCGATGTTCATCTTCGGTCTGCTGCTGCTCGCCTTCGCGACAGGACTCTACATCGCTGCCGACTTCGGCCCGGGACCGCGCGACGGACTCATGACCGGACTCGTGCGCCGCACCGGCTGGAAGGTGTGGATCGTGCGGACGCTGATCGAGGGGAGCGTCCTGCTGGTCGGGTTCGCGCTCGGTGGTCCGGTCGGCGTGGGCACGGTGCTCTTCGCCTTCGGCGTTGGTCCGCTGATCGGCTGGTTCCTGCCGCGAATCACCCGGATGCGCGTGGCACGTTCTCAGCGGCTCGCCCCGCCCGCGGCGTCCGTCGCCATCTGA